In Effusibacillus lacus, the DNA window AACCGGTTCTTTGATTCGGTGCTGATCGCGTTGCCGCCTGCAGCTTTCACCGGATCCCCCCTTTCCGTAAACTTGTCTGGAAGCGTTTTCATTCAGGTTGTTCCATAGGGATAAAATACTCGTTCTTCCGATATGCCAAAGCATCCAGAATCGCAACGGTCCCCTGATCGCTCTCAACCCTTATCCGGTACCAGGAAGTCCGATTGGTCCGGCTTTCTTCAACCGCTGTAGCCCGTAACCGGGTCCCTTCATAACTTGCCGCAAGATACCCGATGTTCATTGAGAGGGCTACCGACGTTTTCCCGTAGGAATTTGAGGCAACGGCGAAAACGAAGTCCGCCAGAGCAAAAACAACGGCACCATGGGTCGTTCCGTGAGCGTTCAGCATG includes these proteins:
- a CDS encoding hotdog fold thioesterase, yielding MIHKKYYEQICEKVKQDPFGRFLGIKLVEVGAGTATAELDVTADMLNAHGTTHGAVVFALADFVFAVASNSYGKTSVALSMNIGYLAASYEGTRLRATAVEESRTNRTSWYRIRVESDQGTVAILDALAYRKNEYFIPMEQPE